A genomic stretch from Limnobacter thiooxidans includes:
- the glnE gene encoding bifunctional [glutamate--ammonia ligase]-adenylyl-L-tyrosine phosphorylase/[glutamate--ammonia-ligase] adenylyltransferase, with protein MNDPLDFYHPVWPTHSEYAKRWLNRFPQWDTDQFDGEHLLTCIDNWLEKSRELTDEKALMAELRLVRQRSMIEIMRRDLQGKVDLFEVTEALSFLADAAVQIGLKLSHRLQAERFGEPARGDCLMVVGMGKLGGLELNASSDIDLIFLYNEDADTLGGPTGKTQSHAEFFTQVGKRLIKIISEVTDEGFVFRVDMRLRPNGDSGPLVVSQDMLEEYFVVQGREWERYAWIKARVVNWAVDPEQDAAFQQSLDNLNNIVRPFVFRKYLDFGSIRALRALHVQIRSEVSKRENQHPGSVHVKLGRGGIREIEFTAQAFQLIRGGREPKLQLRRTVDVLEVCLELGLITQEDHDKLVTAYRFLRNLEHRLQYVDDAQTHRLPASPTEVLRIARSMGFQDPGNFVKALNRHMDYVASHFDVVFGDKQEDEETPSLELPWADSLTQGFSNPQAAQDRYQHLIESSRYQALPTAHRERVDRLMPTLLAAAGASSAPDSCWRHCCDLIETVSRRGAYLSLLDEYPIARMRVSRMLAASPWAANFLIRHPLLLDELLDSRTLLTPPNLDEWKQQLREMLDQAKMPDGQPDLERQMDLIREQHHAQLFRILAQDLENLLTVEHVSDLLSALADCTLDLILVQAWDQLPKRHRAQPRFAVVAYGKHGGKELGYSSDLDLIFLFEDSDDRAPDLYAQLAKRMNRWLTTQTAAGTLFETDFRLRPNGEAGLLVSSVASFEDYQRREGGVGAWFWEHQALTRARFCVGDAEIGKKFENLREEILQLPRNWDDVKKEVLDMRHKMLEGHPNHTELFDVKHDLGGMVDVEFMVQALVLGHSHFYPELTQNKGNIALLKKAGELGLLPANLANYVADAYRQLRAKQHALRLAGHDKSRTSDPAMMVLRKPIRTLWATLLGEEST; from the coding sequence ATGAACGACCCACTGGATTTCTATCATCCCGTTTGGCCTACACATTCAGAGTATGCCAAACGGTGGCTGAATCGCTTTCCCCAGTGGGACACCGACCAGTTCGACGGGGAACACCTGCTGACCTGTATCGACAACTGGCTTGAAAAATCACGCGAATTAACAGACGAAAAGGCCTTGATGGCTGAACTTCGCTTGGTTCGCCAGCGCAGCATGATAGAAATCATGCGCCGTGACCTGCAGGGCAAGGTGGATTTGTTCGAAGTGACTGAAGCGCTGTCTTTTTTGGCAGATGCCGCCGTCCAAATTGGTTTGAAGCTGAGCCACAGGCTGCAGGCGGAACGATTTGGCGAACCGGCCCGGGGCGATTGCCTGATGGTGGTGGGCATGGGCAAACTGGGCGGGCTTGAATTGAATGCGTCGAGCGACATCGACCTGATTTTCCTTTACAACGAAGATGCAGACACACTGGGTGGCCCCACGGGCAAAACTCAATCGCATGCCGAGTTTTTCACACAGGTGGGCAAGCGCCTGATCAAGATCATTTCCGAAGTAACCGATGAAGGCTTCGTGTTTCGCGTGGACATGCGCCTGCGCCCCAACGGAGATTCAGGTCCACTGGTGGTCAGCCAGGACATGCTGGAAGAGTACTTCGTGGTGCAAGGCCGCGAATGGGAACGCTACGCCTGGATCAAGGCGCGCGTGGTGAACTGGGCAGTAGACCCCGAACAGGATGCCGCATTTCAGCAAAGCCTGGACAATTTGAACAACATTGTGCGGCCTTTTGTATTTCGCAAATATTTGGACTTTGGATCAATTCGCGCCTTGCGCGCCCTGCACGTGCAAATCCGAAGTGAAGTCAGCAAACGTGAAAACCAGCACCCCGGCTCGGTGCACGTGAAACTGGGCCGGGGCGGCATTCGTGAAATTGAATTCACGGCCCAGGCATTTCAGTTGATCCGCGGCGGCCGCGAACCCAAATTGCAATTGCGCCGCACAGTGGATGTGCTCGAGGTGTGCCTGGAGCTGGGCCTGATTACTCAGGAAGACCACGACAAACTGGTGACTGCTTACCGTTTCTTGCGCAACCTGGAGCACCGTTTGCAATACGTCGACGATGCACAAACCCACCGACTGCCCGCCTCGCCAACCGAAGTGTTGCGAATTGCAAGGTCCATGGGTTTTCAGGACCCGGGCAATTTTGTAAAAGCATTGAATCGCCACATGGACTACGTGGCCAGCCATTTCGACGTGGTGTTCGGTGACAAGCAGGAAGACGAAGAAACTCCCAGCCTTGAATTGCCCTGGGCCGACTCGCTGACCCAAGGGTTCAGCAACCCCCAGGCCGCCCAGGATCGCTACCAGCATTTAATTGAATCCAGCCGCTACCAGGCACTGCCCACCGCCCACAGGGAACGGGTGGACAGGCTGATGCCCACCCTGCTGGCTGCAGCGGGAGCATCATCGGCACCCGATTCCTGCTGGCGACATTGCTGCGACCTGATCGAAACCGTGTCAAGACGCGGTGCCTACTTGAGCTTGCTGGACGAATACCCGATTGCGCGAATGCGGGTCAGCCGCATGCTGGCGGCCAGCCCATGGGCTGCCAATTTCCTGATCCGGCACCCGCTGTTGCTGGACGAACTGCTGGACAGCCGCACCTTGCTGACGCCGCCCAATCTGGATGAATGGAAACAACAGCTACGGGAGATGCTGGACCAGGCCAAAATGCCGGACGGACAACCTGACCTGGAACGCCAGATGGACCTGATCCGCGAACAGCACCATGCACAGCTGTTCAGGATTCTGGCCCAAGACCTTGAAAACCTGCTGACCGTGGAGCATGTGTCCGATTTGTTGTCCGCCCTTGCAGACTGCACGCTGGACTTGATTCTTGTTCAGGCCTGGGACCAACTGCCCAAGCGCCACCGCGCCCAACCCCGGTTTGCCGTGGTGGCCTACGGAAAACATGGTGGCAAGGAACTGGGTTACTCATCCGACCTTGACCTGATATTCCTGTTTGAAGACAGCGATGACAGGGCACCCGATTTGTACGCCCAACTGGCCAAACGAATGAACCGCTGGCTGACCACACAAACCGCCGCGGGTACCCTGTTTGAAACCGACTTCCGGCTACGCCCCAACGGCGAAGCAGGTTTACTGGTCAGCAGCGTGGCCTCGTTTGAAGACTATCAACGCCGCGAAGGCGGCGTGGGTGCCTGGTTCTGGGAGCACCAGGCCCTGACCCGCGCACGCTTTTGCGTGGGTGATGCGGAAATCGGAAAAAAATTCGAGAACCTGCGTGAAGAAATTCTTCAGCTGCCAAGAAACTGGGACGATGTGAAAAAAGAAGTATTGGACATGCGCCACAAAATGCTGGAAGGGCACCCCAACCACACCGAGCTGTTTGATGTGAAACACGACCTGGGTGGCATGGTGGACGTGGAATTCATGGTGCAGGCGCTGGTGTTGGGCCATTCCCATTTTTACCCAGAGCTGACCCAAAACAAGGGCAATATTGCGCTACTTAAAAAGGCCGGTGAGTTGGGTTTGCTGCCAGCCAACCTGGCAAACTATGTGGCCGATGCCTATCGGCAGTTGCGCGCCAAGCAACATGCATTGCGGCTGGCCGGGCACGACAAATCACGAACCAGCGACCCGGCCATGATGGTGTTGCGCAAACCCATCCGTACCCTTTGGGCAACGCTGCTGGGCGAGGAATCCACATAA
- a CDS encoding YhdP family protein has translation MQEGTNHALAQQVNGHPALRRAGIVLFWVLIAVYTPLCLALLAIKWLVLPEIDRYRPEIQHFLQTRTGAPIELGEIRASWQGFGPQFVVDHVRLPQPSGATGFQADRIRMDWSLPSILAFRPRLKNLEIHSPELSVQRNPQGVFEVAGQPIVDDGSKGNPALDWLLAQQRVLLKNGVLTWHDAMGQYPDAQAMDAELLLENGLSRHSAGLVFNVPGVAQTPVKANLNFKTPLLEAVHGDIQKWKGTFFLDVVVDQAAPIDSVFKTLGLDVDLTKPQGKLWLDFENGLVQRSVLDARVAKLRFSNDAVNAPPFDMVNTSALIEVAGEHFLLKPEAIAIRRLKGQIAGLKQFGPTDLSATRRVVDEGVQWGLRVNQLDAAQAKAIALELGPHVGQAGKLDAFTDLEISGRINQVDVNWTTQGETPYSDSLAFSSDIDFSQLTVLYREASGKANAANGKVTGFRNLSGRFKGDDRKGEWTLTGKNAEVALPEVFAADLLAFDELAGSGGWKNVFDGTLPVEFSVAGLKVRNTDLQAQVAGTYEFRRNEPDFVDVRGTLPTANLAKVSNYLPLVVGNSAREWLKTNILAGVAQNGRFELSGRLNDFPFDGPKQKGVFSIEVPFDNGELTYAPGWPAIQKVKGKATFAGKRMLIQADTAESLGVQLKKVEARIDNLDAWEPLLVIKGTGLGELGKMVEFVNQSPVREILNEALVNAEVEGAANLDLQLSIPIADPQKTQVQGALALKGNSIRVVRGMPLVSNTEGLIRFSNKGLFIEQLQGQALGGPVLIKGTTDTAGRMEIKATGTARAKGLAQYLNPLAEPYLAGSTPYTVVVSTRENGIAVDVASQLQGLEVKLPGPFAKKPESRLPFRLNQTVNSQGQRWTVDLGPEGKPLAQVRALVLDEQGQAGIDSLQFAVGAPLAPATPGIQGDVRMAVLDVDTWRAIANDITSASGNMGLMNGFFDNASGGPAINLKVGIRADRLNIGSKSFEGVSVAARTIESRWQFDIKGKGVDGYVSWVSDKQRPEGALLARFKTLVIPKTLDSGMRDLVEEPASSIPALDVQVDSFTLNDVVLGKLKLIAVNQTREEQAKATLSQRPKEWRLESLRIENPESVTQAKGIWQYDENLRNQRTDIEVNQTVKNGGALLARLGMEDVFQGGEGSLVGRLRWNDAPTTIDYGSLSGQFKLKSVKGQFLKADPGVAKLLGVLSLQSIPRRFTLDFKDVFSDGFAYDTMEADVVLKEGIASTQNFKMTGPSATVVMDGDLDLESETQNMNVVVLPDLNPAGGSLIYSVIAANPAVGIASLIADFVLKDPLAKIFSFQYRVSGPWVAPVIERVRKGDAVTPPTSETNPRP, from the coding sequence TTGCAGGAAGGAACAAACCACGCGCTGGCGCAACAGGTCAACGGCCACCCCGCACTTCGGCGCGCCGGGATCGTTTTGTTCTGGGTGCTGATTGCGGTATACACTCCACTGTGCCTGGCCTTGCTTGCCATTAAGTGGCTGGTTCTGCCGGAGATTGATCGGTATCGGCCCGAGATTCAGCATTTTCTTCAAACCCGAACTGGTGCCCCCATTGAATTGGGTGAAATCCGGGCCAGCTGGCAGGGTTTCGGCCCACAGTTTGTTGTTGACCATGTTCGTCTGCCCCAACCAAGTGGTGCCACTGGTTTTCAGGCCGACCGAATTCGAATGGACTGGTCACTGCCCAGCATTCTGGCCTTTCGGCCGCGTTTGAAAAATCTTGAAATTCATTCACCTGAACTGAGTGTGCAGCGAAACCCGCAAGGGGTGTTCGAGGTGGCAGGCCAGCCCATTGTGGACGATGGCAGCAAGGGAAACCCTGCACTGGACTGGTTGTTGGCCCAGCAACGCGTGTTGCTCAAAAATGGCGTGCTGACCTGGCATGATGCCATGGGCCAGTACCCCGATGCACAAGCCATGGACGCAGAGCTGTTGCTCGAGAATGGCTTGAGCCGACATTCGGCCGGGCTGGTGTTCAACGTACCCGGCGTGGCGCAAACCCCGGTCAAGGCCAACCTGAATTTCAAAACACCATTGCTGGAAGCCGTGCATGGCGACATTCAGAAATGGAAAGGCACTTTCTTTCTGGATGTGGTTGTTGACCAGGCAGCACCCATTGACTCAGTTTTCAAAACCTTGGGTCTTGATGTGGACCTGACAAAGCCCCAAGGCAAGCTGTGGCTGGATTTTGAAAACGGGTTGGTGCAAAGGTCTGTTCTGGATGCCAGGGTTGCCAAGCTGCGGTTTTCAAATGATGCCGTGAATGCGCCGCCGTTTGACATGGTGAACACCAGCGCCTTGATTGAAGTGGCTGGCGAGCACTTTCTGTTGAAACCTGAAGCCATTGCCATTCGCCGTTTGAAAGGCCAGATTGCCGGTTTGAAGCAGTTTGGCCCCACGGATTTGTCGGCCACCCGAAGAGTGGTTGATGAGGGTGTTCAGTGGGGGTTGCGGGTCAATCAACTGGACGCGGCGCAGGCCAAAGCGATCGCGCTCGAGTTGGGTCCGCATGTTGGGCAGGCCGGTAAGCTGGACGCTTTCACGGATCTGGAAATCTCGGGACGAATCAACCAGGTTGATGTGAACTGGACTACCCAGGGAGAAACCCCGTACAGCGATTCCCTCGCATTCAGTTCCGACATTGATTTCAGCCAGCTCACCGTGCTGTATCGCGAAGCATCAGGCAAAGCGAATGCCGCAAATGGAAAGGTGACCGGCTTTCGAAACCTCAGCGGCCGTTTCAAAGGCGATGACCGGAAAGGTGAATGGACCCTGACCGGCAAAAATGCGGAAGTTGCCTTGCCCGAAGTGTTTGCTGCCGACTTGCTTGCGTTTGACGAGCTGGCAGGTTCCGGGGGCTGGAAAAATGTGTTTGACGGCACCTTGCCCGTTGAGTTTTCCGTGGCCGGCCTGAAGGTGCGCAATACCGACTTGCAGGCGCAGGTTGCCGGCACTTATGAATTTCGACGAAACGAACCGGATTTCGTGGACGTACGGGGCACCTTGCCAACCGCCAATCTGGCAAAGGTCTCCAACTATCTGCCGCTGGTTGTGGGCAACAGTGCCCGCGAATGGCTGAAGACCAATATTCTGGCTGGTGTGGCCCAGAACGGCCGGTTTGAATTGTCGGGGCGATTGAACGATTTCCCCTTTGACGGCCCGAAACAAAAAGGGGTGTTCAGCATTGAGGTGCCTTTTGACAACGGCGAGCTGACTTATGCACCGGGCTGGCCTGCTATTCAGAAGGTCAAGGGCAAGGCCACCTTCGCGGGCAAACGCATGCTGATTCAGGCCGACACGGCGGAATCGCTGGGCGTGCAACTCAAGAAAGTGGAAGCCCGAATCGACAATCTGGATGCCTGGGAACCACTCCTTGTGATCAAGGGCACTGGCCTTGGCGAGCTTGGAAAAATGGTCGAATTCGTCAATCAGAGCCCTGTGCGCGAGATATTGAATGAGGCCTTGGTCAATGCTGAAGTGGAAGGCGCTGCCAACCTGGACTTGCAGTTGAGCATTCCGATTGCTGACCCGCAGAAAACACAGGTTCAGGGTGCACTTGCGTTGAAAGGCAATTCGATTCGTGTTGTTCGGGGTATGCCCCTTGTCAGCAACACCGAAGGGTTGATCCGTTTTTCAAACAAGGGCCTGTTCATTGAACAGCTGCAAGGCCAGGCCCTGGGCGGGCCAGTGCTAATCAAAGGCACTACAGACACGGCTGGCCGAATGGAAATCAAGGCCACCGGTACAGCCCGGGCCAAGGGCCTGGCCCAGTATTTGAACCCGCTTGCCGAGCCCTACCTGGCAGGTTCCACCCCCTACACCGTGGTTGTTTCAACCCGTGAGAATGGCATCGCAGTTGATGTAGCCAGTCAGTTGCAAGGCCTGGAAGTGAAACTGCCTGGCCCTTTTGCCAAAAAACCGGAGAGCCGTTTGCCCTTCCGGCTAAACCAGACTGTCAACTCGCAAGGGCAGCGCTGGACAGTGGATCTGGGGCCAGAAGGCAAACCTTTGGCCCAAGTGCGCGCTCTTGTTCTGGACGAGCAAGGCCAGGCTGGCATTGATTCATTGCAGTTTGCAGTTGGGGCTCCGCTTGCACCGGCCACCCCTGGCATTCAAGGGGATGTGCGCATGGCTGTCCTTGATGTTGACACTTGGCGGGCCATTGCCAATGACATCACCTCGGCCTCGGGCAATATGGGGTTGATGAACGGCTTTTTTGACAACGCATCAGGCGGCCCGGCGATCAACCTGAAGGTGGGTATACGGGCTGACCGCCTCAACATCGGCAGCAAATCGTTTGAAGGCGTCTCAGTCGCAGCGCGCACCATTGAAAGCCGCTGGCAATTCGACATCAAAGGCAAGGGCGTTGACGGTTATGTGTCCTGGGTTTCTGACAAACAAAGGCCTGAAGGCGCTTTGCTGGCCCGGTTTAAAACCCTGGTTATTCCCAAGACACTGGACAGCGGCATGCGCGATTTGGTGGAGGAACCTGCGTCCAGCATTCCGGCGCTGGACGTACAGGTCGACAGCTTTACCCTGAACGACGTGGTGCTGGGCAAACTCAAGTTGATTGCCGTAAACCAGACTCGCGAAGAACAGGCCAAGGCCACGTTAAGCCAGCGGCCCAAGGAATGGCGACTTGAGTCATTGAGAATTGAAAACCCGGAATCGGTGACCCAGGCCAAGGGCATTTGGCAGTACGACGAAAACCTGCGCAATCAGCGCACCGACATTGAAGTCAACCAGACGGTCAAAAATGGCGGCGCACTGCTGGCCAGGCTGGGTATGGAAGATGTATTTCAAGGTGGGGAGGGTAGTCTGGTCGGGCGATTGCGCTGGAACGATGCACCCACGACCATTGATTACGGCAGCCTGAGTGGACAATTCAAATTGAAAAGTGTGAAAGGCCAGTTTTTAAAAGCAGACCCCGGTGTGGCGAAGTTGCTCGGCGTGCTTTCGCTGCAAAGCATTCCACGTCGGTTCACGCTTGATTTCAAGGACGTGTTTTCTGATGGCTTTGCCTACGACACCATGGAAGCCGATGTGGTGCTGAAAGAGGGTATTGCCAGCACCCAGAACTTCAAAATGACCGGCCCCAGTGCCACGGTTGTGATGGATGGTGACCTGGATCTCGAAAGTGAAACCCAGAACATGAATGTGGTGGTACTTCCTGATTTGAACCCAGCCGGTGGTTCACTGATTTACTCCGTGATTGCGGCCAACCCGGCCGTTGGAATTGCCTCCCTGATCGCAGACTTTGTTTTGAAAGACCCCTTGGCTAAGATATTCTCGTTTCAGTACCGCGTCAGCGGGCCATGGGTTGCACCGGTCATTGAACGCGTGCGCAAAGGCGACGCCGTTACCCCTCCCACCAGCGAAACCAACCCAAGGCCGTAA
- a CDS encoding carbon-nitrogen hydrolase family protein — translation MSKPMTVASLQMISTPDLERNLDIAQRLIGQAAKLGARMVLLPEYFCLMGQKDTDKLAIAEQFGHGPIQQFLADQAVVRNVHIVAGTLPIASGTEGRVYNTTLVFDPKGQCTARYDKIHLFCFTKGQESYDEARVLLPGTKPVVADVDGFKIGLSVCYDLRFPELYRAMGKVDLIVMPAAFTYTTGRAHWEVLMRARAIENQCYVLACGQGGVHENGRRTWGHSMLVNPWGEVENVLAEGEGVVLGQLDPAKIDDVRNSLPALAHRVL, via the coding sequence ATGTCCAAGCCAATGACCGTAGCCAGCCTGCAAATGATTTCCACGCCCGATTTGGAACGCAATCTGGACATAGCCCAACGCCTGATAGGCCAGGCCGCCAAGCTGGGTGCCCGCATGGTATTGCTGCCCGAGTATTTCTGCCTGATGGGCCAGAAAGACACCGACAAACTGGCCATTGCCGAACAGTTTGGCCACGGGCCCATTCAACAGTTTCTCGCCGATCAGGCGGTGGTTCGCAACGTGCACATTGTGGCTGGCACCTTGCCCATTGCCAGCGGCACGGAAGGCCGGGTGTACAACACCACATTGGTATTCGATCCAAAAGGGCAATGCACGGCACGGTACGACAAAATTCACCTGTTCTGCTTCACCAAGGGGCAGGAAAGTTACGACGAAGCCCGCGTGCTGTTACCAGGCACAAAACCGGTGGTGGCCGATGTGGACGGCTTCAAGATTGGCTTGTCCGTGTGCTACGACCTTCGCTTCCCTGAGCTGTACCGCGCCATGGGCAAAGTGGATTTGATCGTGATGCCCGCCGCATTCACCTACACCACCGGCCGTGCGCACTGGGAAGTGCTAATGCGCGCCCGGGCCATTGAAAACCAGTGCTACGTGTTGGCCTGCGGGCAGGGTGGTGTTCACGAGAACGGCCGGCGCACTTGGGGACATTCCATGTTGGTGAACCCGTGGGGTGAGGTTGAGAATGTATTGGCAGAAGGCGAGGGTGTGGTGCTGGGCCAGCTTGACCCTGCTAAGATAGACGATGTGCGAAACAGCTTGCCCGCGCTTGCGCACCGCGTGCTTTAA
- the tldD gene encoding metalloprotease TldD, whose product MKVVDPAISNLATAQSLLWTPYGIDESHIQKAFGEIFSHKVDFADLYFQYGCVEGWSLDEGIVKSGSYNIEQGVGVRAVSGDKTAFAYSDDIAFKPILAAAKSVREIANLGKTANRNLKTGKGFADAESRALYSALNPIPTLTSTEKVDLLKRLEQFARKRDKRVKQVMANIVGAYDVVLVARSDGILAADVRPLVRVNVSVVVEQKGRRETGSSGAGGRYDFAMFTDAFLMHHAHTAVDQALINLEARPAPAGAQTVVLGSGWPGILLHEAIGHGLEGDFNRKGSSAFSGMIGQRVAAKGVTIVDDGTLANRRGSLNIDDEGNKTQCTTLIEDGILKGYIQDITNARLMKMPVTGNGRRESFAHLPMPRMTNTYMLNGDKTPEEIIASVKDGVYAVNFGGGQVDITSGKFVFSASLAYKIENGKITYPLKGATLIGNGPESLTKISMVGNDMALDDGVGTCGKEGQSVPVGVGQPTLRIDGLVMGGTQ is encoded by the coding sequence ATGAAAGTAGTAGACCCCGCCATCTCCAACCTGGCCACAGCCCAAAGCCTGCTTTGGACCCCTTACGGCATTGACGAAAGCCATATTCAAAAGGCTTTTGGCGAAATTTTTTCCCACAAGGTGGATTTCGCTGATCTGTACTTTCAGTACGGTTGCGTGGAAGGCTGGTCGCTCGACGAAGGCATCGTGAAATCGGGTAGCTACAACATTGAGCAAGGCGTGGGTGTGCGTGCGGTCAGCGGCGACAAAACCGCCTTTGCGTATTCTGATGACATTGCATTCAAGCCCATTCTGGCTGCAGCCAAGTCGGTGCGTGAAATTGCCAACCTGGGCAAAACAGCCAACCGCAATTTGAAAACCGGCAAAGGTTTTGCCGATGCAGAAAGCCGTGCCTTGTACAGCGCGTTGAACCCCATTCCAACGTTAACTTCCACCGAGAAAGTGGATCTTCTCAAGCGCCTGGAGCAGTTTGCCCGCAAGCGCGACAAGCGCGTGAAGCAGGTCATGGCCAACATCGTGGGTGCTTACGACGTGGTGCTGGTGGCCCGAAGCGACGGCATTCTGGCCGCCGATGTTCGCCCATTGGTGCGTGTCAACGTGAGCGTGGTGGTTGAACAGAAAGGCCGCCGCGAAACCGGTTCGTCCGGTGCGGGCGGCCGTTACGATTTTGCGATGTTTACCGATGCATTCCTGATGCACCATGCCCACACGGCAGTGGACCAAGCCCTGATCAACCTGGAAGCCCGCCCAGCCCCGGCTGGCGCGCAAACCGTGGTGTTGGGTTCCGGCTGGCCCGGCATTCTGCTTCACGAAGCGATTGGCCACGGTTTGGAAGGCGACTTCAACCGCAAGGGCAGCAGCGCATTTTCAGGCATGATTGGCCAGCGTGTGGCTGCCAAGGGCGTCACCATTGTGGACGACGGCACATTGGCCAACCGCCGTGGTTCGCTGAACATTGACGACGAAGGCAACAAAACCCAGTGCACCACCCTGATTGAAGACGGTATTTTGAAAGGCTACATTCAGGACATCACCAACGCACGCCTGATGAAAATGCCGGTAACGGGTAACGGTCGCCGCGAAAGTTTCGCCCACCTGCCCATGCCCCGCATGACCAACACCTACATGCTGAACGGCGACAAAACGCCGGAAGAAATCATTGCCAGTGTCAAAGACGGTGTGTACGCCGTGAATTTCGGCGGTGGCCAGGTTGACATCACCAGTGGCAAGTTCGTGTTCTCGGCTTCACTGGCCTACAAAATTGAAAACGGCAAAATCACCTACCCATTGAAAGGCGCCACGCTGATTGGCAATGGCCCCGAATCACTGACCAAAATCAGCATGGTGGGCAATGACATGGCGCTGGACGATGGCGTGGGCACTTGTGGCAAGGAAGGTCAAAGCGTGCCTGTGGGCGTGGGTCAACCAACCTTGCGAATCGACGGTTTGGTTATGGGTGGCACTCAGTAA
- the aroG gene encoding 3-deoxy-7-phosphoheptulonate synthase AroG: MNTVTDDLRIKEIKELTTPAALIAEVPITAAIAETVSGSRNAMHKILHGGDDRLIVVMGPCSIHDVKAAMEYANKLKVYREKYAEDLEIVMRVYFEKPRTTVGWKGLINDPDLDGSFQINKGLRMAREVLLNINALGLPAGTEFLDMITPQYIADLVSWGAIGARTTESQIHRELSSGLSCPVGFKNGTDGNVKIAVDAIKAAQHPHHFLSVTKEGRSAIVSTSGNEDCHIILRGGKGPNYDAASVEAAAADIGKAGLAARIMIDASHGNSSKVPKNQVGVCENIAEQLAAGDARIMGVMVESHLVEGRQDLEPGKPLTYGQSITDGCVGWDDSLQVLETLAQGVRKRRLAQVA, from the coding sequence ATGAACACGGTAACAGACGACTTGAGAATCAAAGAAATTAAAGAACTGACCACCCCTGCGGCCTTGATCGCAGAAGTGCCCATTACCGCAGCCATTGCTGAAACTGTGTCGGGCAGCCGCAACGCCATGCACAAGATTTTGCATGGTGGCGATGACCGCCTGATCGTGGTCATGGGCCCTTGCTCCATTCACGACGTGAAAGCGGCCATGGAATATGCCAACAAGCTGAAGGTGTATCGCGAGAAATACGCGGAAGACCTGGAAATCGTGATGCGTGTGTATTTCGAAAAGCCCCGCACCACAGTGGGCTGGAAAGGCTTGATCAACGACCCCGATCTGGATGGCAGTTTCCAGATCAACAAAGGCCTGCGCATGGCGCGTGAAGTGCTGTTGAACATCAACGCACTGGGCTTGCCCGCCGGCACTGAATTTCTGGACATGATCACTCCCCAGTACATTGCCGATTTGGTCAGCTGGGGCGCCATTGGTGCCCGCACTACTGAAAGCCAGATTCACCGTGAATTGTCCAGTGGCTTGAGCTGCCCAGTGGGTTTCAAAAACGGAACCGATGGCAATGTGAAAATTGCAGTCGACGCCATCAAGGCAGCGCAACACCCGCACCATTTCTTGAGCGTAACCAAGGAAGGTCGCAGCGCCATTGTGAGCACTTCAGGCAATGAAGACTGCCACATCATTTTGCGTGGCGGCAAAGGCCCGAATTACGATGCAGCTTCGGTAGAAGCGGCAGCGGCCGACATTGGCAAAGCGGGCTTGGCTGCACGCATCATGATCGACGCCAGCCACGGCAACAGCAGCAAGGTGCCCAAAAACCAGGTGGGTGTGTGTGAAAACATTGCGGAGCAGTTGGCCGCAGGCGATGCCCGCATCATGGGTGTGATGGTTGAAAGCCACTTGGTGGAAGGCCGGCAAGACCTTGAACCCGGCAAGCCATTGACCTACGGCCAAAGCATTACCGATGGCTGCGTAGGTTGGGACGACAGCCTGCAAGTGCTTGAAACACTGGCCCAGGGCGTGCGCAAGCGCAGGTTGGCGCAGGTGGCATAA